CCTCACCGCTCAGATAGAAGTTCTCCCGGTTGAACCCGCGCCTCAGCGCCCGGCGCCAGTCCTCCCGGTATACGGACGTCTGAGCGGTCAGCTGCCTTTCAATGCAGCCGGCCGCGTGCTCCTGCACCCGCTTGCGGTAATTGCACCGCGGCGGGAAGCAGTCGGCCAGGGAGACGGGGAGGAAGCTGCTCAAATCCCAGGTGTCGCCCCGCCGCACCCGCAGCGGCCGGGTGCCGCAGGACTCGCAGGAGTCGGTGAACAGGCTCAGGACACCGCCCTCGTTCCAGGTGATGCGGTGCGTGAGGGAGGCGGTGCAGGCGGGCAGGGGCGCGCTGGCACAGAGCGCGTCCCGATAGGCCTCCGCCGCCTGAGGGAAGAGAAAGCGTTCGCAGTAGCGCAGATACGAGCGGCCGAACTGTTCATAATATCGGCAGAGCCTCCGAAGGCCTCTGCCTTCCCCCACCGGTTGAGGAAGGTTCAGTTCCGCCGTCAGCACGGGAATGCCGTCCACGGTCCACTCCCGCTGTGCCGTCCGCTGGGCAATCTCCAGACTCTCCATAAGACCCCACCTTTCTTTTCCACAATCTATGCCGGGCGGGAAAAAGAGGTGAGAAAGAAACGCTTTACTTTTACGCTTCACAATGCTAAAATCAGGAGGAACAGTCTCTTGAAAGGAGAGGATCCGTATGGTCAGAATCGGAAAAAAGGAAAAGAACGGGGCGCTCTATAAGGCGATCCTGACGCTGAAAACAGAGGAGGAGTGCTACGCATTCTTCCAGGACCTTTGCACGGTATCTGAACTGCGTGCCATGGAGCAGCGCTTTGAGGTGGCGGAGCTGCTGAGCCAAGGGATGATCTACAACGATATTCTGGAGCGCACCGGCGCCTCCAGCGCCACCATCAGCCGGGTCAACCGCTCTTTGAGCTATGGCGCGGGCGGTTATGAAATCGCCTTTGAGCGGACGCGGGAACAATGAGCAGCTATGAGTCCCTGGCCCGCTTTTACGACGCGCTGACCACCGACGTGGGATATGAGCGGCGGGCGGACTACCTGGAGAAGCTGTTCGGGGAGAGCCGCATTCCGGTCCGCACCGTGCTGGATTTGGCCTGTGGGA
This window of the Dysosmobacter acutus genome carries:
- a CDS encoding RsiV family protein is translated as MESLEIAQRTAQREWTVDGIPVLTAELNLPQPVGEGRGLRRLCRYYEQFGRSYLRYCERFLFPQAAEAYRDALCASAPLPACTASLTHRITWNEGGVLSLFTDSCESCGTRPLRVRRGDTWDLSSFLPVSLADCFPPRCNYRKRVQEHAAGCIERQLTAQTSVYREDWRRALRRGFNRENFYLSGEGLCVFYQMFVLAPPMEGIPVFCLPYDKEGPFSHPRRG
- a CDS encoding YerC/YecD family TrpR-related protein, translating into MVRIGKKEKNGALYKAILTLKTEEECYAFFQDLCTVSELRAMEQRFEVAELLSQGMIYNDILERTGASSATISRVNRSLSYGAGGYEIAFERTREQ